One Nicotiana tomentosiformis chromosome 4, ASM39032v3, whole genome shotgun sequence genomic window carries:
- the LOC104113645 gene encoding uncharacterized protein — protein sequence MNGVVEAANKNIKRVLRKIVDNHRQWHDNLSFALLGYRNTIRASTGAPPYMLVHGTEVVIPTEVEIPSLRVIQEAKIDDAKRICVRQEQLMIIDEKIMDGVCHGQMYHNRMANTLNRKVTPRQFISGQLVLKNIFSHQEEAKGKFTLNW from the coding sequence ATGAATGGAGTAGTTGAAGCAGCCAACAAAAATATCAAGAGGGTCTTACGGAAGATAGTGGATAATCACAGGCAATGGCACGATAATTTATCCTTTGCCTTACTGGGTTACCGTAACACTATAAGAGCATCTACTGGGGCACCACCATACATGTTGGTACATGGCACAGAAGTTGTGATACCGACAGAGGTCGAGATACCATCTTTGAGAGTCATTCAGGAAGCCAAGATAGATGATGCAAAACGGATATGCGTCAGGCAAGAACAACTTATGATCATTGATGAAAAGATAATGGACGGAGTGTGTCATGGTCAGATGTATCATAATAGGATGGCCAACACGCTTAACAGAAAGGTGACACCTCGGCAGTTCATATCGGGGCAGCTGGTTTTGAAGAATATATTCTCTCATCAAGAAGAGGCCAAAGGAAAATTCACACTGAACTGGTAG